One genomic window of Trichosurus vulpecula isolate mTriVul1 chromosome X, mTriVul1.pri, whole genome shotgun sequence includes the following:
- the LOC118832605 gene encoding sperm acrosome membrane-associated protein 4-like, which produces MGTLSSLSLCLTVALACVTMVATKHCYYCDLTNMGNCVGTPMYCGEEEDCYYGRGTATGLTHIVNRGCVEATHCNREWPISYMGATYSFVTYCCHGNLCNAGPPGPKQAPLSFTTIISGLSLTLLLGWIL; this is translated from the coding sequence ATGGGCACACTATCTTCGCTCTCCTTGTGCCTGACTGTGGCCTTAGCCTGCGTCACAATGGTGGCGACCAAGCACTGCTATTACTGTGACCTTACCAATATGGGCAACTGCGTGGGCACTCCCATGTACTGCGGGGAAGAAGAGGACTGCTACTATGGACGAGGTACCGCCACTGGCCTCACCCACATTGTCAACAGGGGATGCGTAGAAGCCACTCACTGCAACAGGGAATGGCCTATCAGTTACATGGGGGCCACCTACAGCTTCGTCACCTACTGCTGCCATGGAAACCTCTGTAATGCTGGCCCTCCTGGCCCAAAGCAAGCTCCACTAAGCTTCACCACCATCATCTCGGGGCTGAGCCTAACCCTGCTTCTGGGCTGGATTCTGTGA